The following nucleotide sequence is from Alkalihalobacillus sp. LMS39.
ATAGATGATGATCGGTTGTCCATGACTTGGTGCTTCACCTAAACGGATGTTTCTTGGAATAATCGTTTCGAATACTTTTTCTCGAAAGTATTTTTTCACTTCATCAATGACTTGGATACCTAGATTTGTTCTAGCATCTAACATCGTAAGCAATACACCTTCAATAGATAAATCTGTATTTAAATGCTTTTGAACAAGTCTGACTGTGTTTAACAATTGACTAAGTCCTTCTAACGCGTAATATTCACATTGAACAGGAATTAAGACAGAATTAGCTGCTGTTAATGCATTAATCGTTAATAAACCTAACGAAGGTGGGCAATCGATAATAATATAATCGAATTGAGCATCTACTGCAGATAAAGCTCGCTTTAATCGCACTTCCCTCGATATCGTCGGAACTAATTCAATTTCAGCTCCTGAAAGTTGAATTGTCGAAGGGATAATATGCA
It contains:
- a CDS encoding AAA family ATPase; this translates as MGKIIAVANQKGGVGKTTTAVNLSACLAYIGKRVLLVDVDPQGNATSGIGIEKGDVDQCIYDILVEDVAATDVIRATNVENLHIIPSTIQLSGAEIELVPTISREVRLKRALSAVDAQFDYIIIDCPPSLGLLTINALTAANSVLIPVQCEYYALEGLSQLLNTVRLVQKHLNTDLSIEGVLLTMLDARTNLGIQVIDEVKKYFREKVFETIIPRNIRLGEAPSHGQPIIIYDPKSRGADVYLELAKEVVADGQRVG